In Helicoverpa armigera isolate CAAS_96S chromosome 17, ASM3070526v1, whole genome shotgun sequence, the sequence TGCGAACAATTCTCTATTACAAAGAACTTTTATTAGCTACTATGTATTATTATCGCAACATATTCTCTATTGTTCatatttattagataaataatttattacattgtaaTGAATTGCGTTAATTTTTGATTAACATGATGAAGTCACAATTTATTAATGCAAacccattttaaatatttaactcaaAATTGACAGCCGTGCATTTTTATATCTACTAAAACTTTTTATACGTTACAATTTCAGGTAATAACAGTATCTTATCGTTTCAACAACAGGTTAATAGGTACTTGAAGACTGTACAGTAAATACTAAACAATCGTTTACTCGCGAATGAATTGCTATGACACAGCAAGAGTTTATAGGCCCTTAACCCGCGACTGTACATTGCCCTTTATATAGGACAACATACTGTATATAAAGGATATTATAGATATTATCATCCGTCGTGCCTTTTCTTATTTCCACTAGGGTCGGCTACTAAGCTTAATCGAATATGATATAAATACCTTTTCTTTAAGACCATCTCCAAATAATGCTGATAACCTTAGACTATGGTGAGATGTCAAAGTTTTGATTCCTCGCCCCCGCTCGctgagtaaataattttatgacatGATATGATGTTTGAATACTCATGTTGTGTTTCGTTTATAAAGTTAGGACATTGATCTACATTTCAATGGGAGGCAGTGTCTTTAACCTCGATTATTATCGATCGATCATCATAGTATACATAAATAACACGTTCAGAATTGTTCATATCTGCTGCccttttaattgttattttcaacAATGAAAAGTAGATTTAGGTTAAACTTAAGAAAAGCCTGGAACTTAGCAACAAAATTTCCCTAATCTCAAACTACTTTAgcctttaattaaataaagcttaaaCAGCGTAAGTtagttcattaaaataaattgtgaaagaTAAAACCATCAAGATTTTTCCCTCGGGATCGGCGACGTCGGACAAGGCTAACGTTAATAGATTATCAGCTAACCATTAATGGGGTGAGGGCGGTCAGCGCCGGACTCGGTCATAGTGCACATTAAGCTGTACTACCGTAATAGGGTTATTTTTGAACAAGCCGGCGATTACATAATGTTACTTACGGTACCCGCGACCGTATCGATCCGTTAATGTGGCACCGTGCCAATAACAAACTCGGCTACCCTACTCTCCGCTGTTCTGCCGGCTCCAGAAGAGGGACTTGCGCCCGATGATAAAAGTTTCCGTGTTAAAACTGTAAGTGCTTTTTACTGGCCGCCTCTGTTACACGTACCGAATAATTATTTCGTAAACTTGCCGCCTGCTTCTTCAACGTTCAACTTTAAAGTTTAAGACAAAATTGCGCTGACACATCCAGCGCATTGCACGACAAGTGCACTGCGTCTGCAAACTGGTGGACTCTTAATTAAACTCACACcttttcacatttttattaatcCTTGCTTGTCCTTTGTTATTAATGTTCAATAGGACTTTAATAGACTACCAACGTTTTGTTCTAAATCCTATTTGGATTTTTTCTTTAGCGACTAGCTCATTGAatccttaattaatttaacttttttgtttcagataaatTAACGCGAGGATAGGCGCAACACAACAATCATGGCTTTCGCCGGTCTAAAGAAACAAATCAACAAAGCCAATCAGGTGAGAGAGAGTTTATTATGAAACCttctttttatactttttaagaaaaaatataaggccgagattaaaaagtttttttgtgaagAAAGCTTTCCGGATTATAGCATCGTAGACGGCGAATAACAGAACTTTACAAGGTTTCCAGATTATAATGCTAATTCAATACGTATGAGTGCTGTTGTTATTTCTAttgtaataacgttttgttTCCATTTTCCTTTTAAGTACCACCGTTTAACGTaagtctttttattttgtttatgcgTGAGAGATTTGTGTTTTTGGATGTAATAAAAAcacgtcaagattttaattGGCTTCCCTGTTCTAAgacaatatttacttaatatttcgGTAAGGTCGAAAGGGTTTACATAAAGTAAGCAAGTCTTCAGGGCTTGgctttaattgttttgtatgaaaataactgaaattataataattgttctTGAGGCACGTGTATAATTACCATATTTATATTGGATTTGGCTTTTTCCATTACCATGGCTATTTTTAATGACGGACTGCCTTGACGCGATGATGGTACTGCTAATATGATACTGAACAGATGTCCTCATAAAATccgtgtatttattttgtgcctGTGGCTAAATTGATTAAGCGAACACAGACATGTCCATAAATAACAGCTATCTTTATTGTTCACTTGTAATGATAACAATAAATCTTAGGCTGTTGCTTGTATTATTTGAAAATCCAATTACCAACCTGAGTACTGCTCTATTGCTTTAGTACCTGTGTTATTACCAGCCAGTTGCGTGTtttaaatcaaaactttttacatccTCCTGTATACAACAATACAAATAGGAACGGTAAAGCAGAGAACATTTATCACACGCCCCGGGTTCGCACTTgaccgggttttttaaattcaatttgtaGTAAAGTCAGCATTTCACCTCGCGACATATTGTACATTCGATtctgctgaaatatttttcaattaaccGGTTGGATGCGCACGgagtttattaaagttaataacCATACCATCCCCGACATTGTTTCCACTGAGcctatatatttagataatataACAATCCCGCCGTTTTGTAAGCTTAGTTTCCTCTCCCCAACGTTCTGTTTCCTGCTAATGGATGAAATGTTTGCGAGTATTACCCTGAAAGCCAGgtctgttatttatttagagaCTAAATCGTGATGAAAAATAAACTGAGGGCACCTCGACCCCTGGACGTACTGCCTGCAAGCACGTTCCAACCCTGTAATGAATTCATGAAAAGATTCACGACAGAACTTGCTATAAAGTTTAGTCCAACTATaagtttaaatacattttgcCCGCATAGTCATCAGTATTACGTGCCTGAAACATTTTCTGTGTACGGtcactattttattattcgcCATTATGTTACATAATGACACTAGACGGGCTCATAATGAGACAAGCTCACGCgtcattaaatatgtattcataATGTGAATTTCggttttgttatttacatttgtaTTAAACTTGCTTTATCATAGTTGACACCATCAAATAATTTTCACAGTAGCCCGTAGAGCAGTAATTAGCAGTCGATAGATAAACTCTTATATTGGAGTACATTCCTTATAAGAGAATATGATCTCGGAAATTCTCAAGGCCTAAGTATGTACGTTAGTCCAGGACAAACACTAGGATGAAGACTACACTTTATTTAATACGGGTAGGCAAGCAGATCTAGCGTGATTGATGACCAGACATAGCCGGTAATGGCAAATCTCGATTACGCCCTCCCCGAAACTATCGCTCAGTGAAGTTATGAGCGAACTTCCATCTAACATAGAacgttgtttttataattttactgagAAGTGGAACTCGAAGTATAATTGACTTCACCTTTGGCATTAGTAAACGTTGtgaatgaacaaaaatattgttttaggcCTCTCACAAGTTATTTACTCGTCACCATTTGTAGATTTTCCAATGAATTAACAGGTTAACAAAACGCGTCTGTATTGTGactactttatatttaaatagaatgcTCCTGGTTTTTTTATGCCATTATCTGTaggaaaatgaataaaaaatatcgtgtGCCTATTGTTTTATAGTTGTGCCGTTTATTTTACGACTGTTACCGGACCACAAAACATTTCGGCGCAATAAACTGTCCAGTTTGCTTACCGTGCAGTTGGTACGCCGTAAAAAgtaccacaaaataaaacaaccaaGGTCCCGGGATACATGAAATATTTCGGTTATTGTTTTTGAATGTTTATTCAATAGTCACACGGTAGAAAGTTTTGTTTCCATTTTCATTCTGATGTTCGATACGCTTCAATAAATGATGCCGTAAAATAGTAATTGGTTGAACTTGTGACCTTATTCTCCAATTTGTAAGAAGTAAACGTAGCGATAAACGCAATTTACGATAATCTTCGCCGCACGTGTGCTGTAACCTCAAACATATCTTTTGCTTCCTCTCATTTTCACACGTTTCCAGTGAAGTACATTCTTGGGATGTGTAATGAACTAGTATTGTTCGTATGACATCATATATTACCCTCTATCACGGTCTCGTAAAAACGCTAGCTACGCCTGTTCAACGTAATGTCCTACCTATGTTCACAACGGTACAAGCATTTTAGGCCACGCGATCgatttgttatataaatataacttgTGGCCACTTAAAAATGAATCACAAAATTGTATGAACATAAACATCGTATTGTTTTATGTATCCctcaacattatttattcaactgTAGACTTACTTAATAATGAAGACAACAAATCACAAACCACTGTATACTTACATGTAATTTATATCAACTACGGCGAATATTATATTGATGTACGCTATAAATCTATTAGGATTAGGGTAAATGTTGTGGAAATCTTGACTTATCCCACGTTGGGTGTTTAAAGGACGGGAAGCGCGGGCAGAGGGGTTGGCCGTGACCTAGCCTGCCCTATATCGACGAGGTGCCCCAATTATAACGGCCTTCGAAGCTTCTCTCGAGTCCTGCGACATTGGACCAGGAATATAGTTAGATCGTTTTAATGGAGTTTGCTTCGTAGGTGTTCATACGGAAGggaatacaatttaaatcttGTAACAATTTATCTTACAACGTTTACTCTACCTGTACcttattgtgattttttaataaaattaaatgctgaGGCTATAGCATTATTCGCTgaacagaaaattatttcagtcttCTACAGTTAACCTGGTCACTGTGAGAATATGATTTAAGCAGATAGCCCGCGTAAACAAAATTGTACAATGAAAGGCAAAAGTCTGATTGTCTCGTTCAAGCCgagtattttgataattttttgcTTATCTAAAAGTTGTGCAGTAAAACCACAAAACGTTGTTTACGAGTCCATCCCTGTTTTTACGACGGCCACAAGACATGACAAGGATCTTATTTCTCGGCTAACAAGGTCTTTGTTAGAAGGTCCCGCCCTCTACAATTCATTTTATAGTATCTATTGTACTGCAAATAGATCTTTATACGCGCAGTCGTGTGAAATGATACCACTTAGGAATATTAGGGCAGAAGTAGATCATAGAGGTTCTGGtgagattttcttttattttgaggGGCTTAGCTAGAATAGGATTACTTATATCGTAATATACCAGCATATAATAGAGTAACTGAagactatattattataacttcCAGTCTTTAGCTGATATCTCTAGCGGCAATCCCAATTTCAATTTCCAGTTACCCCAAATCTGAAGCTTACGTTATAAATTGCTTCGcgctttaataatataataaatggatGTCAAAGAGGAAGTATCAGTTTCATTCCGAGAATTTCAGTCCATTACATTAACGAAGCAATGTTACTACACACTTTGAGCCACTGACAAACCGCTAATCTTTATGTCTTGGTTTTCCtgctaatattattgttttcttttcgaAAAATTTCACtattcttaatttaattaagacatTGTGAGGATTATAATTAAGAACTAAGTTTTACTGCCTACCAACCActccaaaatataataaaggtcAATTATACATCCATGAATGAGCAGCTAATAACAGCTACAAATAATAGTAATCGTCAGTTATTAGATAGTGATTGCGTCTGTAGTGAGTCATTAATGCAGAAGCTTTCCCCGTTATTACAGTTTGGATGTCGATGTGGAACGGGCACAATCCGGCCAAGGCTAGACCTCGACCCGAGCCTTTGTTCGCGCAACCCTCCCAATACTTCCGCGGTTTATCCTTTGTATAAAGTTTTTAACAGTAGAATGCACCGCATTAATGCTTTTActcatttattagttttttttttctgttaaaaaGCCTTTAAAAGCAATTAAAGATATCAAATTGTCTGGCTCTATTCTCGTCCAATAACGCCCACCTAACGTTGCAAGTTATTTTAGTACCAAAGTGTCCTCTTACTAATTGAAATAAAGTGCTCATTATTCCTAAGGCGAGGTTCTCCCGGAGTACGACACTGTGACGCACACAGTCATAATGTTCCTTCTTCTTTCATCTACGCGATTTAGCAGGatttgcgtgcgaacatttctaaaatgtccacGAAACTTCAACCCATGTTTGCGAACCTATGCTAGCTAACAGTGGACTAGCACTTAACATTTTTTGATCGAAAAGGTATTGTGTACGCGAACAATTTTGATGGAATCTTGCCATTAGAATATTAAGTTATGACGTAAAGTGGAACCTTTACTGCTGACAGCTCCTTTGAAGTGTGTACGGTTATTGATAAGGTCttctaacataaataaaattttgtttttctttgttttcagtATGTCACAGAAAAGATGGGAGGTGCCGAAGGCACGAAATTGGATTTGGACTTCGTGGAGATGGAAAGAGTAAGTATAACAGTAACTATACGCTtttatggaaatacaataaagtcTCACGTATGACTACTGAGGAAATATATAAATTCAGATGTTATTCCACAATCGAATGTAATAAAAGTGTTCGCTTATGAGAGCTCGTAACCACTGCTGAATATATTGGCTTGCCAAGGTTTACGTATATTCTTACCAATGATTTATATGGAAGTCTCAGCAAACTATTTTGATCTCAAGTTCCTCCATGTTTTAATATTTGCCTGTCCAGTCTCATgagattttataatttaaaataagcaaTGTAACATGAATATTGTTTTAGAAAACTGACGTCACCTGCGAGTTAGTCGAAgagttacaaacaaaaacaaaagagttcCTGCAGCCGAATCCCACGGCGCGCGCAAAGATGGCAGCTGTCAAAGGCATCAGCAAGTTGAGCGGACAAGCCAAGAGTAACACGTACCCGCAGCCAGAGGGAGTGCTCGGCGACTGTATGCTGCTCTACGGCAAGAAGCTTGGCGAGGACACAGTCTTCTGTAAGTTCCCCTTTAGATATATGAATGTGTGCGAGTGTTTTTCGAAGATGGTGAACCGAACTTTGTCATTCAGATGGACACGGTATGGCGGGAGGGCACTCTGGCGTGTCGAAGCGCGCGGCGTTGTCGCGGCGCACGGTCCGCGTGCCGCCGCGTGCACGTCGCGCGGAGTGGAACGCTACGCTGGCATCGCACAGACGCCGATTTTTTGTTTCGTTTATCATTAGATTTTCCGTTCCGTTCTATCGTTTCGCAGTCATGCGACGTGCACGCAGCGTGGACGCTACGGGCACTGCGCACTCGTGAGGGAGTTGCGCGTGCCCGGCCTCTATACGCCTGATGGGTCTAAACTGTCTGACAACCTTTTGgctataatttaaataagttttgaaagtaattttaaacCATTTTCCTCGCATATGATTGTTATTAAAGAAGAACAAGTGGCAATCATCGGGCGTATTTTGGCAAAACCTCCTATGATAAGTTTGGTTGTCCTTATGAAATCAATTACAGCTTAAACCTGGtattcattttcatatgttttctTTTAGACAAGTATCacttagattattttattttacttctgaTTAACGTTCCTTTCTAGAAAGCTACAAAAGTGCAAGTATGAAAATAATGCTAGTTTCATTCTTTTTGGGCTTTGTATTTGGCCCGCACCTGTCCCGTATACTAAGACCGGGTCTTTTAGACGAAGGAGTTTAGAcctaatgatttatttaataataccttCATAGCGAATTGCCTCATCGAGATGGGCGAGGCTCTCAAGCAGATGGCCGACGTAAAGTATTCACTGGACGACAATATTAAGCAGAACTTCTTGGAACCACTCCATCATCTGCAGACCAAAGATCTCAAGGAAGTTATGGTGAGCACCTTTACttaaggaaacatttttttaaaattattttgtatgataTAAACATTCATGAAAACCTTTAATATAACTAACGTACTTAATCAAAATTTCTTTTCAGCATCACCGAAAGAAACTACAGGGGCGCCGGTTGGACTTCGACTGCAAACGGCGAAGACAGGCTAAAGGTGATTATTATCAATTGTAGTTACATTATTCTATCAGATACTTATTTTTACTAGTTTGCATCTatcaacttttaatttattcatttttctaagtttttactttttctttttcggAATGTTTTGGCCAGGCCCTGGTAGGGCCAGCCCTTACATGAGCCCAAGTCACAACACACCGAGACAGGGTATGTGGGGAAGTGTATGCTAAACTAAACACGATAGGGCTGTAGTGCTAAGCTAACACCCCGATCGAAGCCTCATTAGAATGTTTTCAAAACGTATAATGTGCGCTcgtttttttcatgtttttgttcCCGCCCTTCGCCTGCGTCGCTCCTAACCATCATTCATACCCTGAGTATTATTTTCGTCGTTTGGTTTGTAtgcacctattttttttttttgtttttattttcgtaacTAATTTCATTCACGTACTTGTACGCATTGTTGCGTGGCCGTGTGCGTACTGTACGTTTGTGAAGCGTCCGTACATCAGGTGCTCATATTGCAGACGATGAGATCCGACAGGCGGAGGAGAAGTTCGCCGAGTCACTTCAACTGGCACAGATCGGCATGTTCAACCTCCTTGACAATGACGTAAGTGGACCTTCGTTCTTACACCAGTTATTACCGTATAGTATTGTTAATTATTGATCGAGTATACACCGTAACGTGTGTGACATTCACAGGTAGAACAGGTGGCGCAGCTCACCTACTTCGCAGAAAGCCTATTGGAGTACCACCAGCAATGCACGGAGATTCTCAAAGGACTTGTATCCACGCTCATGGAAAAGTAAGTCACTTGAGCAATTTGATTCCGTTACTAaattaatcgtttattttttatttattaaccattGCATTTCATCTTTTCcaggaaagaagaagcggtgaaccGTCCCAAGATGGAGTTCGTACCAAAGACCTTAGCAGATCTCCACATCGAGGGCATCCACGATTTGAACAATGGTAGGCGGTACGGTTCCACCCAGAGTTTATCCCGTCCCCGCCAACACATCCCCCCCTCGTCCTCTGTCGGCGACCTCAGCACCACAGATCCCTTCAAGGCTTGGGAAGCACCCTCACCCGTTCGTGCCCAAGTGAGGCCGGCGCCGGGGTTCAAACCGCACCCGGCACCACGGAATCAGTTCAATGGAAGGGACCCTTGGAGAGGTGACTTTGGTTTTATTTGCTGGGTTATATCTTATGTTTGGTTTTGGTTGTGGATTGCGGGTCACGGTGGCGGGTCTATTTTTAGCCGGGTTGGTTTGAGGGCAGTCCATAGTCGAAATCCGACTTGCACAAACACATGTATCATTGAGGACATTTAGCACGCTTTGGGGCACATTACGAGTTTCTCGGGACTCGGTTATGGCGGTGACTAATTATACACATCAACGGCCATTTCGTCTATTGCAGACGATTTATGTGGTGGTGTCTGTGATACAACGCCTTTCGTGACTGAACAGACCGATACGAGAGCGACATCTCTTACCACAGGCTTGACAAGAGAAGTAACTGGACATTAGTGTCGAACTATGTTCATGTCTTTTCTGTCTCTTGTCAGCAAGCACTCCGAACCAGGCTTCATCGCAAAATTTGCGACCCTCTGCGACACGTTTGCGCCATTCAGGACGTTTTTCCGCGAGCTTCTCCCAGTCACGGTGGTCGATTTTAAATGCTGCCATGTCTCGCTTGATGCAGTCTTTGAAACGAAGCAACGGCCTCCCAACATCTCTTTTTGCATTCGCTACTGCACCAAGAAGAACACGTCGTGGTAATCGAGAGGGTTCCATCCTATGCACATGCCCTAGCCAACGCAGACGTCTCTGTTTGAGGAGCGCCATCAGACTAGGCAGCTGTGCAATTTCTAGAACCCTCTCGTTTGTGATCCTGTCTTGCCATGTTATACCCAAGATCTTTCGTAAGCAACGCATGTAAAAGCAGTTAAGACGACGTTCTTGTTTTGCATACGATGTCCAGGTTTCAGCTCCGTACAAGAGTATGCTTAAGATGGAAGCCTGAAAGACAACCATCTTGGTCTTAGTAGTAAGGTGCTTATTGTACCATACCCTTGTACCTAGCTTCCCGAACATGGTTGCCGCCTTGCCGATGCGGATGTCGATCTCGGCATTAAGCAAGAGATTGTTCGACACAGTCGACCCTAAATAACTGAACTTGTCTACTACTTCTAACGGCGCGCCATCGAGTGAAATCGCCGGGGTAGTAGAAGCACCTTGTGCTAGCACAACTGTTTTTTTGGGATTTATAGACATGGCAAACAGAGAGCAGGCGTGCGAAAATTTATCCACCATGGACTGGAGCTCTTGTGCGGAATTAGACacgatattataaattatacacatttatacaaattatacaCATCACACACTTCATAACTAACCGGTGTACATTAGAATAGTTTTAATGTGGTAAACTCCTTGCATTAAATGTGGGTAATTAGGAGTTGGCACTGTTGTTGCAAGATGTTTCATATTATGCCGTCAAGGTGAAATAACTATATTCagattatgtatatttaataggAAATTCTATTCATACGAGaatatttatagtaaattaatttgagtGTAAGGTTGATAAAGGTATAACAATTTTATGGGTTTTCTTCTCGGTTGTGACTAACCTTGGATAAATTACATTCATACTAAGCGACTGAACGTATTTAGGTCACCATCTTGTACATAAAGACATagacatttatttttgcaaatatggcTCCAATAATGTTGTTACATAAGGGTATCATAAAACTTtagtaaattaaaacatatagaaAAAGTAGAGCTAGATAGTTAAAAAGTAAGGTTTCGTGACATTGTAAATACCTCATCAAATTATATATATCAATAATGGTTTTAGACGGAATACTAGCAGAAAAATCTTCTGTACATAATTTTGGGGCTGAATACCAtggaataacatttttaaactttttattttagcttctcttgttatttttttaactgaaGAGGTGCACTCACGGGCGTGGGAAGATTATTGACAACTTTTCTTACAGGTTGCCGAAAATCCTACTCCCAAATCCCTCATCCTATTTTAAGTTAGGATTTTTTACTCAAATTATTATGTGTGATTCTGTAATTTGTGTTGCCAGTAACATTGCAGAGgtctagtaaaataataaacattttttttttaactttgcgATGGTGTGAAATAAagtgaatttcactttttaatGCTGGCAATTTTAGATTACTGGTAACACCAATTGCAGAATATAATTGTCTCCTCtgatagttaataataaatgtcTCTTTCTATTTCTGATATTATGTATGTTTAGTCTCTGGTAGGAAAACAAATATGGTATGTTCTTTCTTCCTGTTTCTTCGAGTAGTCAATATTTTGATGTCTCTTCTTTATTTCTGAAGATGTTCGATGTTCAGTCCTTTACAGACGAATTGACATGCACATCGCGGACTATAAATAACAccttatatgaaaatattttttagtcaaaattttatttatttagttatatattcaaataaagttTACCATTAGTGATTTGATTACCTCCGGGTTTTCGCAATATCTTTGACGGGTATACAAGTACATATGGTTTGTTCACGTTGCGAAGCTGGCTCCCACGCCGGCTCCCCCGAGCACAAGCCGCCGTCGAACCTGGAACTGTTCCCGGGATCGGGCAACCCGTCGCGCTCAACCAATGGTAACACGCGAACACAACACAGAGATTGCATCCTTGGTTTTTTTGCCTGATTGTACctactaaagtttttttttctgttttaatcGGGCTTTTCATAACGGTTCTATAGTTATTTTTCTGTTCCAATTTATGCAgtcatagtttattttagagCACGGGACTTTAGTGtgttctcaaaaaaaaaaatcattttttttcatcTTATTAGTTCTAGTACACAGTAACCGCAATACATTAAACGAATTCtgcttttatttaactaaaactgTTAATGCAATCTCACACATCACCAAACACATACAAAATCGTGTAGTGAAAATAATTCGAGtagtagttttataaaaatattttcctattcTTTAAGACCGTACGCTGACTGTACTCAGAATTTGTACACagttaaacaaaatacacaGACGTAGAGTAGATTGTGATTTTGCTTTTAAGCGAATAATTACCAAATGCTTGTTCCGTGTTGCTTTAAACTTGTGTGGCGTTTTGTGAAGTCTCCACTTTTGTGACTGTCCAAAACTTGGCTAAAACTGTACTGTTCAATGTTCAGAAAAAGCTCGAAGTTTTTATCTGAATATGAAGTTGTGCATGTCAAAATCATACAATCATACACACGTGTGACGTTTAAGTAGTGATCATTTGTATGTGACAAGATGGCATGCTAGTGCTTTCAATACTGTATAATCAGCATAGCCATATAATCATATCATGTAATAATCAAAAAAATCATCATAGTGTGAAAGAAAGTCGACTTACCATACTCTCATGAACATTGTTTGCAGTTTTCAATAGGCATTTAGATTATTCGGTAGATACTACGAGGCACTGTGAACTCACATTAATTTGtagaataatgtttttgttagaaTATTACACTTGACATTTATCTTGAACACGTAGTATCTACCAGCTAGTGATGGAAATGCACCCTTCAGCATCaaagtttgaaatataaa encodes:
- the LOC110384287 gene encoding endophilin-A isoform X2, which codes for MAFAGLKKQINKANQYVTEKMGGAEGTKLDLDFVEMERKTDVTCELVEELQTKTKEFLQPNPTARAKMAAVKGISKLSGQAKSNTYPQPEGVLGDCMLLYGKKLGEDTVFSNCLIEMGEALKQMADVKYSLDDNIKQNFLEPLHHLQTKDLKEVMHHRKKLQGRRLDFDCKRRRQAKGAHIADDEIRQAEEKFAESLQLAQIGMFNLLDNDVEQVAQLTYFAESLLEYHQQCTEILKGLVSTLMEKKEEAVNRPKMEFVPKTLADLHIEGIHDLNNGRRYGSTQSLSRPRQHIPPSSSVGDLSTTDPFKAWEAPSPVRAQVRPAPGFKPHPAPRNQFNGRDPWRASPLPSPVKSPARTPVVANKTPCCTALYDFEPENQGELGFKENDVITLINKVDDNWFEGSVNGKTGYFPISYVQVTVPLPNM
- the LOC110384287 gene encoding endophilin-A isoform X1, producing the protein MAFAGLKKQINKANQYVTEKMGGAEGTKLDLDFVEMERKTDVTCELVEELQTKTKEFLQPNPTARAKMAAVKGISKLSGQAKSNTYPQPEGVLGDCMLLYGKKLGEDTVFSNCLIEMGEALKQMADVKYSLDDNIKQNFLEPLHHLQTKDLKEVMHHRKKLQGRRLDFDCKRRRQAKGPGRASPYMSPSHNTPRQDDEIRQAEEKFAESLQLAQIGMFNLLDNDVEQVAQLTYFAESLLEYHQQCTEILKGLVSTLMEKKEEAVNRPKMEFVPKTLADLHIEGIHDLNNGRRYGSTQSLSRPRQHIPPSSSVGDLSTTDPFKAWEAPSPVRAQVRPAPGFKPHPAPRNQFNGRDPWRASPLPSPVKSPARTPVVANKTPCCTALYDFEPENQGELGFKENDVITLINKVDDNWFEGSVNGKTGYFPISYVQVTVPLPNM
- the LOC110384287 gene encoding endophilin-A isoform X4, which encodes MAFAGLKKQINKANQYVTEKMGGAEGTKLDLDFVEMERKTDVTCELVEELQTKTKEFLQPNPTARAKMAAVKGISKLSGQAKSNTYPQPEGVLGDCMLLYGKKLGEDTVFSNCLIEMGEALKQMADVKYSLDDNIKQNFLEPLHHLQTKDLKEVMHHRKKLQGRRLDFDCKRRRQAKGPGRASPYMSPSHNTPRQDDEIRQAEEKFAESLQLAQIGMFNLLDNDVEQVAQLTYFAESLLEYHQQCTEILKGLVSTLMEKKEEAVNRPKMEFVPKTLADLHIEGIHDLNNAGSHAGSPEHKPPSNLELFPGSGNPSRSTNASPLPSPVKSPARTPVVANKTPCCTALYDFEPENQGELGFKENDVITLINKVDDNWFEGSVNGKTGYFPISYVQVTVPLPNM
- the LOC110384287 gene encoding endophilin-A isoform X5; the encoded protein is MAFAGLKKQINKANQYVTEKMGGAEGTKLDLDFVEMERKTDVTCELVEELQTKTKEFLQPNPTARAKMAAVKGISKLSGQAKSNTYPQPEGVLGDCMLLYGKKLGEDTVFSNCLIEMGEALKQMADVKYSLDDNIKQNFLEPLHHLQTKDLKEVMHHRKKLQGRRLDFDCKRRRQAKGPGRASPYMSPSHNTPRQDDEIRQAEEKFAESLQLAQIGMFNLLDNDVEQVAQLTYFAESLLEYHQQCTEILKGLVSTLMEKKEEAVNRPKMEFVPKTLADLHIEGIHDLNNASPLPSPVKSPARTPVVANKTPCCTALYDFEPENQGELGFKENDVITLINKVDDNWFEGSVNGKTGYFPISYVQVTVPLPNM
- the LOC110384287 gene encoding endophilin-A isoform X3, producing the protein MAFAGLKKQINKANQYVTEKMGGAEGTKLDLDFVEMERKTDVTCELVEELQTKTKEFLQPNPTARAKMAAVKGISKLSGQAKSNTYPQPEGVLGDCMLLYGKKLGEDTVFSNCLIEMGEALKQMADVKYSLDDNIKQNFLEPLHHLQTKDLKEVMHHRKKLQGRRLDFDCKRRRQAKDDEIRQAEEKFAESLQLAQIGMFNLLDNDVEQVAQLTYFAESLLEYHQQCTEILKGLVSTLMEKKEEAVNRPKMEFVPKTLADLHIEGIHDLNNGRRYGSTQSLSRPRQHIPPSSSVGDLSTTDPFKAWEAPSPVRAQVRPAPGFKPHPAPRNQFNGRDPWRASPLPSPVKSPARTPVVANKTPCCTALYDFEPENQGELGFKENDVITLINKVDDNWFEGSVNGKTGYFPISYVQVTVPLPNM